From a single Thermothielavioides terrestris NRRL 8126 chromosome 1, complete sequence genomic region:
- a CDS encoding uncharacterized protein (Contains conserved domain: MARVEL[pfam01284]), with the protein ATVPPQQYAAPTAVAHTEQEPYIQHTPVWVVVVRGFQVLLGFIILVMAGYLIHLYATGENAFALVCGLFTAIVVGYDLITEKVPSARVAYNIWAVLALDLLMAIFWLASLGANAALRATFKYSVTIDGCYDDGSVVSSNHCVVSKRAAVKRAAVANAGGLAMISAIAGLSALPWLLFIATLVFHGHTFRLWHQEHKKPSADNATAEMKAQGTPMLAPQAPDQAVVHPQYADMQPYQSQVYPPQQLPQQAAAVYQQQPPPAGYPEAPAAYPQQQPYAPYADPNQAQYPPQQPVVPSPLGTPAPGQPYYPPQ; encoded by the exons GCCACCGTCCCTCCTCAGCAATATGCTGCGCCGACAGCAGTAGCACACACCGAGCAGGAGCCATACATCCAGCACACACCTGtttgggtggtggtggttcgTGGCTTCCAGGTCTTGCTGGGGTTCATAATCCTCGTCATGGCTGGCTACCTCATCCATCTGTACGCCACGGGCGAGAATGCCTTCGCGCTCGTTTGC GGCCTGTTCACTGCCATCGTCGTCGGGTACGACCTCATAACCGAGAAAGTGCCGTCGGCCCGCGTGGCATACAACATCTGGGCAGTCCTCGCGCTCGACCTCCTCATGGCCATCTTCTGGCTGGCGTCGCTGGGCGCCAACGCCGCGCTCCGCGCAACCTTCAAGTACTCGGTGACCATCGACGGCTGCTACGATGACGGCAGCGTCGTCAGCAGCAACCACTGCGTCGTCTccaagcgcgccgccgttAAGCGCGCCGCTGTCGCGAACGCCGGCGGTCTGGCCATGATCAGCGCCATTGCTGGCTTGAGCGCTCTGCCGTG GCTCCTCTTCATCGCCACGCTCGTGTTCCACGGACACACCTTCCGCCTCTGGCACCAGGAACACAAGAAGCCCTCGGCCGACAACGCCACCGCCGAGATGAAGGCGCAGGGTACGCCCATGCTGGCCCCGCAGGCCCCCGACCAGGCCGTCGTCCACCCGCAGTACGCCGACATGCAGCCGTACCAGTCGCAGGTGTATCCGCCCCAACAGCTgccccagcaggccgccgcggtctaccagcagcagccgccgcccgcgggcTACCCTGAGGCCCCTGCGGCATacccccagcagcagccgtaTGCGCCGTATGCCGACCCGAACCAGGCACAGTacccgccgcagcagccggtggTCCCCAGCCCGCTTGGGACCCCCGCGCCGGGGCAGCCGTATTACCCTCCGCAG